A region of Anolis sagrei isolate rAnoSag1 chromosome 2, rAnoSag1.mat, whole genome shotgun sequence DNA encodes the following proteins:
- the RAB5B gene encoding ras-related protein Rab-5B produces MTSRGAARPNGQSQASKICQFKLVLLGESAVGKSSLVLRFVKGQFHEYQESTIGAAFLTQSVCLDDTTVKFEIWDTAGQERYHSLAPMYYRGAQAAIVVYDITNQETFARAKTWVKELQRQASPNIVIALAGNKADLANKRMVEYEEAQAYADDNSLLFMETSAKTAMNVNDLFLAIAKKLPKSEPQSTGGAMGRNRGVDLHEQSQQNKSQCCSN; encoded by the exons ATGACCAGCAGAGGAGCTGCGAGGCCAAATGGTCAGTCACAGGCCAGCAAGATTTGTCAGTTCAAGCTAGTACTACTGGGTGAATCAGCAGTAGGAAAATCCAGCCTGGTGCTGCGTTTTGTCAAGGGACAGTTCCATGAATACCAGGAGAGCACCATTGGTG CGGCTTTCCTCACACAGTCTGTCTGTCTAGATGACACAACAGTAAAGTTTGAAATCTGGGATACAGCTGGTCAGGAAAGATATCACAGTTTGGCCCCTATGTATTACCGAGGAGCTCAAGCTGCCATTGTGGTTTATGACATAACCAACCAG GAAACGTTTGCACGAGCAAAAACATGGGTGAAAGAACTTCAACGGCAAGCTAGCCCAAACATTGTTATAGCCTTAGCAGGAAATAAGGCTGATCTTGCCAACAAGCGCATGGTAGAATACGAA GAGGCCCAGGCTTATGCAGATGACAACAGTCTATTGTTTATGGAGACATCAGCTAAGACAGCGATGAATGTTAACGATCTCTTCCTGGCAATAG CTAAGAAACTGCCAAAGAGTGAGCCCCAGAGCACAGGCGGTGCCATGGGTCGGAATCGAGGTGTGGACCTCCATGAGCAGTCCCAGCAGAACAAGAGCCAGTGTTGTAGCAACTAA